The following are encoded together in the Thunnus maccoyii chromosome 18, fThuMac1.1, whole genome shotgun sequence genome:
- the atad5a gene encoding ATPase family AAA domain-containing protein 5, whose amino-acid sequence MAGVVAMASVIEDFDTQPCKKSRKDGGSPVVKTITNYFSPVPKPVEKPFSPPRSNNIRDYFSQKSLSSKVKTSSPEQSKENCQKSQSAEKHTSPEAIVKQPSQKRRRKVTKAARKLVEAETFSFAEETSCVIVEESHESRDCAAEPASSCGILGSDTAALLAQLSAEASITAVTSEMKATKTVSVEQDEHHDDGSKCGNHGKHEPELKSIALSPVVPSNDKAKLVKTAARNTRKSQQQEAKYSEPEEKEEEKSFCDVSMEVNVDEASQLNNSTVTISFEEFVRSQSQEDIEDEQGKGDESKITTEAEEMDTEQLDIPKAEENVGSGEPPLQVSPRTVTIQAEVHVVSPKQEAVKPVGKVASIFNRRRGAMSPADVASPPHTEAGHQLPPTSLTVKRKSNVVLQEEDLELAVLESESTPKCSEAEKKQFMAAFKQPSLDGSKTKPGKSQAKQRQPEEKTVDAAEKVAEEDTVIPSPVEQVSAAPQEKKVAKKKPGRKGGKKGEAEKEAVTTSPAVGPAAPPAEEMVATNAEVDDKREEPLITSTPSIPAVRRSRREAVVRQTPKATPTTPIRNTKKQDKLKDAAASPQDTPVKMSTPKTCKSKHGVFVAEMVCPPDKKESPIRIKFTRVHQNVKVSKNGSGINSPLATKTSNDSKKRKQAKKLVEKAIAIQKSKITAVEQKSTLRRSSRTEASITKSYCEDEDSVICLEEDQTATPQTVPEKGKTQKHLRSLNDVLGKAAPVGKETKAPPVSKVASLSQEKTARRVSAVVSIFDESSREGSENSQDDEQFRARREFLKSGLPESFRKQIAKTAATKEAYTLSCSSFQPVIHMRQSPNDCPLWSLPWPESSLLCHLKELWSQASNLPLSVSGSFCLKTEPSPRAFCERGSGWRPEISESVRQLLMEDISASNSPFPLQMFMTRFLKRRTDHQQHCTASEAATRVTSTPLSAEPVGGKRKRMDDDGVMTVKVAKKQRADCSEENISMSELEPTKRGGRTRRGRRPKLEEEEKEKAKPSLKTAPNPSEDDSVVVLDDLLLEEDTMIKDVVKEELLWTDKYQPQHPSDIIGNTASVRRLHSWLREWKLRADREERNKQKDKKQEEGSNDSDWDCEEGDSQDGEDMLCNTVLITGPTGVGKTAAVYACAQELGFKVFEVNASSQRSGRLILSQLKEATQSHQVDSQGVNAHKPTYFNSYSAGTIRHGSSPRKVNSPRRVVSSPRKNPQSPRGAKRSGLAPTSLANFFKMGRPANKEPPNTKKNEQKAASNKIMKANEGNNKHKDATVKSPACATPKEKNNEEQSKKTATSLILFEEVDVIFDDDSGFLAAIKTFMTTTKRPVILTTSDPTFSTMFDGNFEEIHFKTPSVSNASSYLRLLCLAEDMRTDVSDVDSLLRLNGCDIRQSLLQLQYWTRSAGGRHITRPLAHTGKNDELKPETHGEAAGNTSVCAVTDPSTLPPCDTGCTESMLGLLNTEPERDIWELLRSQSLVEEAACWEMLKESSRREVNLLYSNMEALLPLPLTQMTTSTHRPEQCVSVSQDHSSVDAKEVPSTSLQSDTLPSHARLLHTAESAECSDDGSPVKVSHGMRKNKKRHRLPDQDGLQSDSDSEESFQSLYKPQGAPEAKEEIKESLVSEKVKRKPLTPEERVKSLPVSQGLESIADFLDNISFMDASLLHPEGGDIHRRMLPVSAVVKDGMTDEARFDIDRGSWVRGERNLDIQAAVEALSFHKCRVSVAEAWDKAQQLEGELGKEAAAELSLPVVHHKEGYSFTQDSPCQPQLVQRRREVMESLMFRGVFGTLGNRSAAALDYLPALRTICRSEQLKEQGKLKRRFLHYLDANHLGLEKSTLQHLAEDFP is encoded by the exons ATGGCTGGTGTTGTGGCTATGGCATCTGTCATTGAGGACTTTGACACCCAG CCTTGCAAGAAGTCTCGCAAAGATGGTGGCAGTCCTGTTGTCAAGACAATCACAAACTATTTCTCTCCGGTGCCCAAGCCCGTGGAGAaacctttctctcctcctcgcTCCAACAACATCAGGGACTACTTTAGCCAAAAGTCTCTGTCTTCTAAAGTAAAGACCAGCTCACCAGAACAGTCTAAAGAGAACTGTCAGAAGTCCCAgtctgcagaaaaacacaccagcCCAGAGGCCATAGTGAAACAGCCATCtcagaaaaggagaagaaaggtCACCAAAGCTGCAAGGAAGCTTGTTGAGGCTGAAACCTTTAGTTTCGCTGAGGAGACAAGCTGTGTGATTGTAGAAGAATCACATGAAAGCAGAGACTGTGCAGCAGAACCAGCCAGCAGCTGTGGTATTCTTGGCAGCGATACAGCAGCTCTGCTGGCCCAGCTTAGTGCTGAGGCCTCTATCACTGCTGTAACATCAGAGATGAAGGCAACCAAGACTGTCAGTGTTGAACAAGATGAACATCATGATGATGGTTCCAAATGTGGTAaccatggcaaacatgaaccAGAACTGAAGAGTATTGCCTTATCTCCAGTTGTACCTTCAAATGACAAAGCTAAATTGGTCAAAACTGCTGCACGAAATACTAGGAAGAGTCAGCAACAGGAGGCAAAGTATTCAGAaccagaggagaaagaggaagaaaagtcCTTCTGTGATGTTAGCATGGAGGTTAATGTGGATGAGGCCTCTCAGTTAAACAACAGCACAGTGACTATCTCCTTTGAAGAGTTTGTGCGGAGTCAGAGCCAAGAAGACATAGAAGATGAACAGGGTAAAGGAGATGAAAGTAAAATCACAACAGAGGCTGAGGAAATGGACACTGAGCAGTTGGACATCCCAAAAGCGGAAGAAAATGTGGGTTCTGGGGAGCCTCCTCTTCAGGTCTCGCCCCGAACCGTCACCATCCAGGCTGAAGTGCATGTAGTCTCACCCAAACAGGAAGCAGTCAAGCCTGTGGGAAAGGTAGCCTCTATCTTCAACAGGAGAAGAGGAGCGATGAGCCCTGCAGATGTAGCGTCGCCCCCTCACACAGAGGCTGGACACCAACTTCCACCTACCTCTTTGACTGTCAAACGGAAATCCAATGTGGTTTTGCAAGAGGAAGATCTAGAGCTGGCTGTGCTTGAGAGTGAGTCTACACCAAAGTGCAGTGAGGCAGAGAAGAAGCAGTTCATGGCTGCCTTCAAACAGCCCAGCCTGGATGGGTCCAAAACCAAGCCTGGTAAGAGTCAGGCTAAGCAGAGGCAACCTGAAGAGAAGACTGTGGATGCTGCAGAAAAAGTTGCTGAAGAGGACACTGTAATTCCATCCCCTGTTGAGCAAGTCTCTGCTGCCCCTCAGGAAAAGAAGGTAGCTAAAAAGAAACCAGGAAGAAAAGGCGGAAAGAAGGGTGAAGCAGAAAAGGAAGCAGTCACCACCTCACCTGCTGTTGGACCTGCTGCTCCTCCCGCAGAAGAAATGGTGGCCACCAACGCTGAAGTTGATGATAAAAGAGAGGAGCCTCTGATCACCTCAACTCCCTCcatcccagctgtgaggagGTCTAGAAGAGAGGCTGTTGTCAGGCAAACCCCTAAGGCCACACCAACAACTCCTATTAGGAACACCAAGAAACAAGACAAGTTAAAGGATGCTGCTGCTTCACCTCAGGACACCCCTGTAAAGATGTCCACCCCAAAGACATGCAAGTCCAAACATGGAGTCTTTGTAGCAGAGATGGTGTGCCCAcctgacaaaaaagaaagtcCAATCAG GATTAAATTTACTAGAGTCCATCAAAATGTTAAAGTGTCCAAGAATGGAAGTGGCATAAACTCTCCTTTGGCTACTAAA ACATCAAATGACTCTAAAAAAAGGAAGCAGGCAAAGAAGTTGGTGGAGAAAGCCATTGCGATTCAGAAGAGTAAGATAACTGCTGTTGAGCAGAAGAGCACCTTAAGGCGTTCGTCACGAACTGAGGCTTCCATCACGAAGAGTTACTGTGAAGATGAG GATTCTGTCATCTGCCTGGAGGAGGACCAGACCGCAACTCCTCAGACGGTACCAGAAAAGGGTAAAACCCAGAAGCATTTACGCAGTCTAAATGATGTGCTAGGCAAAGCTGCACCTGTTGGCAAAGAGACCAAGGCGCCTCCAG TCTCCAAAGTGGCATCGCTCAGCCAAGAGAAGACTGCTCGGAGGGTGTCAGCGGTGGTGTCGATCTTTGATGAGAGCAGCCGCGAGGGCTCTGAAAACTCCCAGGATGATGAGCAGTTCAGGGCACGCAGAGAGTTCTTGAAGAGCGGCCTGCCAGAGTCCTTCAGGAAGCAGATAGCCAAGACCGCTGCCACTAAGGAGGCATACACCCTCTCCTGTTCCTCCTTCCAACCAGTTATACACATGAGGCAATCACCAAATG ATTGCCCTCTATGGAGTCTGCCATGGCCTGAGTCTTCATTACTGTGTCATTTGAAAGAGCTTTGGAGCCAAGCGTCCAACCTACCTCTATCTGTTAGTGGCTCCTTCTGTTTGAAGACGGAACCATCCCCAAGAGCCTTTTGTGAAAGG gGTTCTGGCTGGAGGCCTGAGATCTCTGAAAGTGTTCGTCAGCTTTTAATGGAGGACATCAGCGCCTCCAACTCTCCCTTCCCTCTTCAGATGTTCATGACTCGCTTCTTGAAGAGACGCACTGATCACCAGCAACACTGCACAGCCTCGG AGGCTGCAACCAGAGTCACAAGCACCCCATTGTCAGCTGAACCAGtaggagggaagaggaagaggatggatGATGACGGAGTAATGACAGTAAAAGTGGCTAAGAAGCAGCGGGCCGACTGTTCAGAAGAGAATATCTCCATGTCTGAGCTAGAGCCAACGAAAAGGGGAGGCCGTACAAGACGAGGCAGGAGACCCAAGctagaggaggaagaaaaagagaaggctAAGCCCTCACTCAAAACTGCTCCCAACCCGTCTGAAGACGACTCTGTAGTTGTGCTGGATGACTTGCTTTTGGAAGAGGACACTATGATAAAAG ATGTAGTGAAGGAGGAGTTGTTGTGGACGGACAAATATCAGCCCCAGCACCCCAGTGACATCATAGGCAACACCGCCTCAGTAAGGAGGCTGCACAG TTGGCTGAGGGAGTGGAAACTCCGTGCAGACCGAGAAGAGAGAAATAAGCAGAAAGATAAGAAACAAGAGGAAGGCAGCAATG ACTCTGACTGGGACTGTGAAGAAGGGGATTCTCAGGATGGAGAGGACATGTTGTGTAATACAGTGCTTATCACAGGACCCACTGGAGTAGGAAAGACTGCTGCAGTCTATGCTTGTGCCCAGGAGCTTGGCTTCAAG GTATTTGAGGTGAATGCTTCATCTCAGCGGAGTGGCCGTCTAATTCTATCCCAGCTGAAGGAAGCCACTCAGTCACACCAGGTGGACAGTCAGGGGGTCAACGCCCACAAACCCACCTACTTCAACAGCTACAGCGCTGGCACCATCAGGCACGGATCCTCTCCCA GGAAGGTTAACTCTCCTCGCAGGGTGGTTTCCTCTCCCAGGAAAAATCCCCAGTCGCCAAGAGGTGCCAAAAGAAGCGGCCTGGCTCCCACCTCTTTAGCTAACTTCTTCAAAATGGGCCGACCCGCCAACAAGGAGCCACCAAACACTAAGAAGAATGAACAAAAGG CTGCTTCCAACAAAATCATGAAAGCAAATGAAGGTAACAATAAGCATAAAGATGCCACTGTAAAATCACCAGCATGTGCCACACCTAAGGAGAAGAATAATGAAGAACAGAGCAAGAAGACAGCTACCTCGCTCATCCTGTTTGAAGAAGTGGATGTTATTTTTGACGATGACTCAGGGTTTCTAGCTGCCATAAAGACATTCATGACCACTACCAAGAGGCCAGTCATCCTCACTACCAGCG ATCCTACTTTCAGCACCATGTTTGATGGCAACTTTGAAGAGATCCATTTCAAAACGCCCTCAGTG TCGAATGCGAGCAGCTACCTGCGCCTGCTGTGTCTAGCTGAGGACATGAGGACAGATGTATCAGATGTCGACTCTCTGCTCAGACTCAATGGCTGTGACATCAGGCAGAGCTTACTGCAGCTGCAGTACTGGACTCGCAGTGCAGGGGGGCGCCACATAACCAGGCCATTGGCACACACTGGCAAAAATG ATGAACTAAAACCAGAGACTCATGGAGAGGCAGCAGGCAACAcgtctgtgtgtgcagtgacTGACCCGTCCACTCTACCTCCCTGTGACACTGGCTGCACTGAGAGCATGCTGGGCCTGCTGAATACTGAACCTGAGAGAGACATCTGGGAGCTGCTCAGG AGCCAGAGTCTGGTGGAGGAGGCAGCATGCTGGGAAATGCTGAAGGAGAGCAGTCGACGAGAAGTGAACCTGCTCTATTCCAACATGGAAGCCCTCTTACCTTTACCCCTCACACAGATGACTACTTCCACCCACAGACCTGAGCAATGTGTTTCTGTATCACAAGACCATTCTTCTGTCGATGCAAAAGAGGTGCCGTCCACCAGTCTGCAGTCTGACACGCTGCCATCCCACGCCAGGTTATTGCACACGGCAGAGTCAGCTGAATGCTCAGATGATGGCAGTCCAGTCAAAGTGTCCCACGGAATGAGGAAGAACAAGAAGAGGCACCGCCTACCTGACCAGGATGGACTGCAGTCTGACTCAGACTCAGAGGAGAGTTTTCAATCACTCTACAAGCCGCAGGGTGCCCCTgaagcaaaggaggaaatcaaaGAGAGTTTAGTTTCAGAGAAGGTGAAAAGGAAGCCACTGACTCCTGAGGAACGGGTAAAAAGTCTCCCAGTCTCTCAGGGTCTAGAATCAATAGCTGACTTTTTAGACAACATATCCTTCATGGATGCCTCCTTGCTTCACCCAGAAGGGGGGGACATTCACAGAAGAATGTTACCAGTCTCTGCAGTGGTGAAAGACGGGATGACAGATGAGGCAAGGTTTGATATTGACAGAGGGAGCTGGGTGAGGGGAGAGCGCAACTTGGACATCCAGGCTGCTGTGGAGGCTCTGAGCTTCCACAAGTGTCGGGTTTCGGTGGCGGAGGCCTGGGACAAAGCTCAACAACTAGAAGGGGAGCTGGGAAAGGAGGCCGCCGCTGAACTCAGCCTCCCTGTGGTGCATCATAAAGAAGGTTACAGCTTCACTCAGGACAGCCCCTGTCAACCACA GCTGGTGCAGCGGAGGAGAGAAGTTATGGAGAGTCTGATGTTCAGAGGAGTGTTTGGTACTCTGGGCAACAGATCAGCAGCTGCTCTGGACTACTTGCCAGCCCTGCGAACTATCTGCAGGTCAGAGCAGCTCAAGGAGCAGGGCAAGCTCAAACGAAG gtTCCTGCACTACCTAGATGCGAACCATCTGGGTCTTGAAAAGAGCACTCTACAACACCTCGCTGAAGACTTCCCCTAA
- the adap2 gene encoding arf-GAP with dual PH domain-containing protein 2, which yields MANSERNKKILLELLKLPDNSVCADCGVPDPGWASYKLGLFVCLNCSGVHRSLSNRVKSIKLDFWEDELVEFMKSNGNASARALYEKAVPAYYYRPQQNDCAVLREQWIRAKYERTEFIGETKYPPLSYTTGFFEGMLWKKGKENTQFLKRKFVLSEREFTLTYYNKENESKGPKAVIPIKDLNATFQPEKIGHPHGLQLTYQDDNHTRSLYVYHESPEEIVTWYNAIRAARYAYLKTAYPTGSDEELIPKITRNYLKEGYMEKTGPLQKEAFKKRWFILDSQNRKLFYFKGKLDAEELGVIFIGTENSGYSVKECVPKHTRGNKWNYGVSVETPERQFVFMCEQEREQKEWLNALRQVLSRPMAPQDYTIEANIRYKK from the exons ATGGCAAACAGTGAGCGAAACAAAAAGATCTTACTGGAACTACTGAAACTGCCGGACAACAGTGTGTGCGCTGACTGCGGTGTGCCTG ATCCGGGCTGGGCGTCCTACAAGCTGggcttgtttgtgtgtctgaactgCTCTGGCGTCCATCGCAGCCTGTCCAACCGGGTCAAATCCATAAAACTGGACTTTTGGGAAGATGAGCTGGTGGAG TTCATGAAATCCAATGGCAACGCCAGTGCCCGAGCTCTGTACGAGAAAGCTGTTCCAGCTTATTACTACCGGCCCCAACAAAATGACTGTGC TGTCTTGAGAGAGCAGTGGATTCGGGCCAAATATGAAAGGACGGAATTCATAGGAGAAACCAAGTATCCACCTCTCTCTTATACCACAG GTTTCTTTGAAGGGATGCTGTggaagaaagggaaagagaacACGCAGTTTTTAAAGAGGAAGTTTGTGCTGTCAGAGAGAGAATTTACTCTGACCTACTACAACAAGGAAAAT GAGTCCAAAGGCCCTAAAGCTGTAATCCCTATCAAGGACCTGAATGCCACCTTTCAGCCAGAGAAGATTGGTCATCCTCACGGGCTGCAGCTCACCTACCAAGACGACAATCACACCAGGAGCCTCTATGTTTATCACGAGAGTCCTGAG GAAATAGTCACATGGTACAACGCCATCCGTGCCGCTCGCTACGCGTACCTGAAGACGGCGTACCCGACTGGAAGCGATGAAGAA CTGATACCAAAGATAACAAGAAACTACCTCAAAGAGGGATACATGGAAAAGACAGGGCCATTG CAAAAGGAGGCATTCAAAAAGAGATGGTTTATTTTGGACTCCCAAAATAGGAAGTTGTTCTACTTCAAAGGCAAGCTG GATGCGGAGGAGTTGGGCGTCATTTTCATCGGCACGGAGAACAGCGGTTACTCTGTGAAGGAGTGTGTCCCAAAGCATACTCGGGGAAACAAGTGGAATTATGGTGTTTCCGTTGAGACGCCTGAGCGACAGTTTGTCTTCATGTGCGAACAGGAGAGGGAGCAAAAAGAGTGGCTGAACGCCCTCAGACAGGTCCTGTCCAGGCCCATGGCACCGCAGGATTATACCA TTGAAGCAAACATCAGGTATAAAAAATGA